In the genome of Coraliomargarita algicola, one region contains:
- a CDS encoding PP2C family protein-serine/threonine phosphatase, with protein sequence MQVISHGISDQGKVRHANEDSLFLDDAHQFYAVADGLGGLPGGAETSQRIVQLLAQTMKRVDSEEERVDLTDLIIGINQIVAQEGFEAHPFTGSGSTLTIGQIVGDQLLIGHVGDSAAYLLRGEDLEKLTTDHTMEQELIDRQGESARAIMPPEYCHTLTRCVGQGEALKVDQRRITVEPGDRLLLCTDGLNKVLSAEAIKEELARKQSPKQACQQLAQMANDNEGPDNITVIVVHIS encoded by the coding sequence ATGCAAGTAATCTCCCACGGTATATCCGACCAAGGCAAAGTCCGCCACGCAAACGAAGATTCTCTCTTCCTTGACGACGCACATCAGTTTTATGCGGTCGCCGATGGCTTGGGCGGCCTGCCAGGAGGTGCTGAAACTAGCCAGCGCATAGTTCAGCTACTCGCACAAACAATGAAACGAGTCGACTCCGAAGAGGAGCGCGTCGATCTGACGGATCTGATTATAGGCATCAATCAAATCGTAGCCCAAGAAGGCTTCGAGGCACACCCATTTACAGGCAGCGGCAGCACCTTGACAATCGGCCAAATCGTTGGAGATCAACTACTCATCGGGCATGTAGGCGACTCGGCCGCGTATCTACTCCGTGGCGAAGATCTGGAAAAACTCACCACCGACCACACCATGGAGCAGGAATTGATCGACCGCCAGGGCGAATCCGCTCGCGCCATCATGCCGCCCGAATATTGCCACACTCTCACCCGCTGCGTGGGACAAGGCGAAGCCTTGAAAGTCGATCAAAGACGAATCACCGTCGAACCCGGCGACCGACTGCTACTCTGCACCGACGGGCTGAATAAAGTACTCTCCGCTGAAGCGATCAAAGAAGAGCTCGCCCGCAAACAAAGCCCCAAGCAAGCCTGTCAACAACTCGCCCAAATGGCCAATGACAATGAAGGCCCCGACAACATTACTGTCATTGTTGTCCACATTTCATAA